The sequence GGGCGGCAATCTCTACTTCCTCGATCCGACGGGCGCACGGGTGATTGTGGCCACCGATGGCGGAACCATGGGAGAATCTTCCTACAAGATGCAGTATGTGCTCGAGGGCGATCAGATTGGCACGCTCAAGGATCTGTTCGTCGATGCGGACGAAGCGCACCTCTACGTGCTGGATGAGAAGCGGCTGCACGTTGTGGATCTGGCGAAATAGCTTTATGGAAGTGATGGTGCAGTCGAAGAGGAATTAGGAATAAAGAATTAAGAATCAGGCACGAAAAATCAAAAGAAATCGGCATGGGGATTTAGATCCGTTATTTATCAATCATTATTCTTTATTCATAATTCTTACTTCTTCCAAAAAATCAGAAATACTTCCACTATCATCCATACATGAGAGTCCTCATCTTCGGAACCTTCGACCAACTGCACCCGGGACACCGGTTCGTCCTGGAGCAGGCGCGTATGCGCGGGGATCTGACCGTGGTCGTTTCGCGCGATGCCACAGTGGAGCGGTGCAAGGGCAGACTCCCGATTCAGACGGAGGAGGAGCGGCGTCTGGCGGTTGAACAGATGATGCCCGGCGTACGTGTCGTTCTGGGGGACCGGCAAGATTACCTCAGGCCCGTCAGAGAACTGCTGCCCGCTCTCATCCTGCTCGGGTACGACCAGGAGCTTCCACAGGGTGTTCAGGCAGAATCCCTGCCCTGCCCGCTGGAACGCCTGCCGGCGTTTCACCCCGAGCTCTACAAGAGCAGCCTGCAGCGGGGCCACCGATAGCCGCTCCAGCTGCGCATGTCTGCAGGATGGTAAGAGTGGCACATTTCTGCTATAATGATGAGATTTCTCATCTCTCATGGAAACAAACAACACACGCCGCCCCTCCCTTTGGAAACAGCTCCTCGGTGCCGTAGGTGGCGCCGCGATTGCCCTGCTGCTCTATCAGGCATACAAGGTCAGCGCCCCGATCGTTACGGCATGGCTCGTTGTGCCCCAGTCACAGATCGATGCGGAGCATCCGGGGGCAACGCGCGTGAATGCCGAAGTGAGTGACTACGAATTCGATCGACTCACCGCGAAGGCCAGGGAAATCTACGAGCGCTTCGCAGCGGAACAGGGGCCGCAGGCCAACGTGCTCCCGGGAGGGATTGAGGTGACACAGCCCACTCCCATCAGCTCCAGCTCGATCGCACGGGTGGATCTGGAAGATCTGGTTGCCAGCTCCTCCTCGGCAGCGTTCTCTGCCATGGCCGTGGAGACCGCGTCTTCTTCGGTGATGGCTCAGGCAGAGCAGGTTGTCCTTGCGACAGAGAGCGCCTCTTCGGCCCGTGTACGTGCCGACACGCAGCTTCAGGCGAAGCTGGCTGGCGAAAGCCTCCCCAGTTCCGGCATCGGAACGACGCTGGCTGCCGCGCTCGCGCTCGGTGCCGCGGCAACGTTCCACAGAAAGCAGAAGGCGCGGTGAGCTATCCGTCGCACTGCGAATCCACTACAGTGAGGAACGATGTATGTTCCTGATTTGTCTTTAGCCATTCTTTTTGGGATTCTTGGTCTTGTGTTCGGGAGTTTCGGCACCGTGCTGATCGCGCGTCTCCCGGCGGGGCAGCACATAGGCGGCCGGTCCCGCTGCCCCAGATGCAAGCACATGCTCGGGGTGGCTGAGCTCATCCCGCTCGTGAGCTATTGCTTTCTCTCCGGGCGCTGTCGTCACTGTCGAAGATCCATTGGCGTGCTCTACCCGCTCATCGAGCTTGGGTCCGCACTTCTCTTCCTCCTTGCGCTGCTCCTCGTCAAAGAGGCGCTTTCTTCCCTCCTCCTCGCGCTTGCGCTCTGGTTGCTCCTGCTTATTGCCGTGATGGACGCGCGAACGCAGAGCATCCATGACCTCCTCAATTTCTCTCTCATTGCGTTCGCCGTTGCCTATGCAGTGAGTGTGGGGAGCGTGCAGATTGCCGCCCCCCTTCTTCTCGGCGCGTTCTTTGGCGGGCAGTGGGTGCTCAGCCGGGGGCGGTGGGTGGGGAGCGGAGACATCCTCCTCGGTATCGGCGTCGGGTTTCTTCTGGGGGACTGGATGCGAGCCCTGCTCTGCCTCGGTCTGGCATACATCCTGGGGGCAATGGTGGCCTCGTACCTGCTTCTTCTCCATAAAGCCTCCCGCAAGAGCCACATTCCCTTCGGGCCGTTTCTGGCTGGAGCGGCCCTGCTCACGATCATGTTTGGAGATCGGATACTCGGCCTGCTTGTCCCAGGGTTCTTTCTCTAGGCTTTCGTTCCCCGGGTATTAAAAAGTGGGCTCTCGCCCGACAAGAGTTGGGCAAGAGCCCATAGATGTACCATCGTTCACACTATTCGCCCGGAAAACCGGAGCGCCGCCGATGAGAAAGACTCAACGAGGAGTTTTATGATGGCTTCTGTATCGTACAGAAAGTCTCAGGAATGTCAAGTTAAGCGATTTCTGCCCATCCTGCGCAGGGAACGGGCTGGCTGATTCCCCCTCCCTCGCGCATACTCTGCGCGATGAAGGTCATCGCCGAGAACCGCCGGGCGCGCTTTGATTACGAGATCCTCGAGACGGTCGAAGCCGGCATCATGCTCACGGGTCCTGAGGTGAAATCCTGCCGCGCAGGGCATGTGAATCTGGCGGGGGCCTATGTTTCGTTTCGGGATGGGAAAGCGATTTTGAAGAATGTCTCCATTTCTGCCTATGCTTTTGCGGCCAATATTCCGCACGAAGAAAAGCGCGATCGCACGATGCTTCTAAAGTCCTCGGAACTGAAGAAACTCACGACACGGGCGGAAGAAAAAGGCCTCTCAGTTGTCCCTCTCGCCATGCATGTGGGGCGCTTCGTGAAGGTGCTGCTGGGCATCGGGCGCGGGCGCAAGAAAACCGACAAGCGCCAGCGCATCAAAGAGCGCGAAGTCGCCCGCAAGCTCAAGCAGACGGGGGATTATTGAGAAGAGAGAAAACACATTCTCTCCGCCTGCCGCATCCTGCATACTGCACCCTGTCCATGTCGCTCCTCCCTCCGCAAATCACCAAAGCCATCGAGGAATTCTCGAAGCTCCCGGGCATCGGGCCCAAGTCCGCCGAGCGTCTGACGTTTCACCTGCTGCGCAGCTCCAAAGCCTCGCCCGAGAATCTGGGCAAGGCACTGTCGGACCTCAAGATGGAGCTCAAGTACTGCCGGAACTGCCAGATGGTCACCCTGCAGGAGGAATGTTCCATCTGTGCCGACACCTCCCGCGATCATGCGACGGTGCTCGTCGTCGAAAACCCACTCGATGTCATCGCGTTCGAACGCTCCGGTTTTAAAGGCGTCTACCATGTGCTGCATGGGGTACTCTCGCCGATCGATGGCATGGGGCCGGAACAGCTGCGCCTCAAAGAGCTCACGGACCGGTGTGCGGATGGCGCAGTGGGAGAGGTGATTGTGGCGACAAATCCGGACATTGAAGGGGAGGCCACTGCCAGCTTCATCCGTGAGCGTCTGAAGGAGAAAGTGCAGAAGATCACCCGCCTCGCGCACGGGCTTCCTATGGGCGCAGATATTGAGTTTGCCGATCAGGTGACGCTGAAAGAGGCGGTGGAGGGGAGACGGAACCTGTGAGGTCCCCTTTAAACAGAGGAGGTCCTCGGAGACCCCCTCTGCGCGTCGTGGATTGCGCACAATGACTCAGGACGAGGTACTCGAAGAACTGGAAGAACTCAGAGACGAACTCGCACTGGACCCGGCACCCACTGCGGCGCTGATTGTTGCCGAGATGTCAGTGCGGAGCGCGAGGAGCGCGCTATGGATCTTCGCAAGAATATTGCTGTAGAGCTGGGCGCGCGCCTCCAACGAAAGTGCTGCAATGCCACTGCCAGCATTACGGAGTTGCACCTTGAGCCAGGCACTGAATGTATTCAATTCCAAACGCAAGCCACTGACCAGTTTCCCGTAGGAGGCGCGCGCCTCTATGACGGCTCCGGTTTGAGCTTTGACCTTCGCTTCTACTTTTGCCTTCACTTCCACATGCCGCTCTGTGCGGAGAAGGATGCGCTCGGCACGCGTTTTGGCACGCGCAAGTACAACGCTGGCCGCCACAGAATCCCTGTCGTCATCATTGTCATTATTGGAATCCTGGGAAGCGTAGGCGGGAGCTATCTGCCCCACCAGAAGTCCCATCATCATTGCCAGTGCGATGAAAGGGCGTGAAAAGGTACTCATAAAGAAAGGGGGAAAGAAATAGGGACATCACAGAAGACGATGCAGGCAGCCGATTCTTACCGCCCGTCTTCTTTGGGCTCTTTCTCCTTTCTCTCTTCCCTCTCATGGTTCTCCTCTTCTCGAGAGGAAGAGGAGCGTATAGGGCTGGTGAAAAACATCTCGGATGACGATGCGGCGGAAGAGCGGGGCGGTGTTTCCTGTAGCAGGCGGAGGAGAGATCGTGCGGCATTCTCGCGCCGTTCTTTTCTTTCTCCCCCCGAGAGGATTTCGGATGTCTCTTCACTGGAGGAAGAAGCATGGCTGAATGCAGAAGAGGACGCGGCTGATGCCTCTTGCCGCTCCTCTTCATTTCGGGGAGGGGCGACTACCCTCCTCTCCTCTTTTTCTTCAAGTTTCTTTTCCATCCTCTCGCGATTCTGCTTTTCCTCTGCGCTGGAAGAGGAAGATGCGTCATCACGGTCGTTTTCATCGAGCTCATCGGCGGCGTCCTCCATGAGCGTTTTTAGTGTCTGGGGGATTCCAATGGCCGCCTGAACCTGCAGGAGCGATTTCTGATGTTGGGTGAGTTCCAGCAGGAGATCCCTGCGGATTGCCTTCCTCTCTTCAGCAGGAAGGCTGTGCAGATATTTCTGAAGGCTGACAGCGTTCTCTTCCATTTGAGAGCGGAGGGTCGCTCCCCGATCATCGGAATCCGATTCCTGGTCCAGGGTATTGGCCTCATCAAGCCTTCGTTCGATGGTCCGGATCGTCCACTGCGCACGTCTGGCGGAAGTGATGGAAAGGCCGGAAATGACGGGTTCCGTAATATGCACCTTGATGGGATAGAGCAGGTCACCCGGCATCGAACCCTCTGCGGCGTACGCCATGCCTCCTCCGGCAAGCAAGACGATGCATGCAGAGACGAGCGTGGCGGCCAAAGGCCTGGAGAAGACAGAGAAGAGAGAGAGCCTCCGTTCCTCGAGGGGATTACTTCGCATGAAGCTGAGGAGTTTCGCGCGGCCGATGGCCTTCTCATAATCGGTTAATCGGAGGGAGCCAGATGATGCCCGCAGCACATCAGAGGGCGCGAAACTCATCGTATGTGCCGTGAGCGCGGCGCGCACCTGCGCGTGTTCCACGGGCGAGAGCGTGCAGGAGCGGGCGGCGGCCAGGAATGCGGTGACGCGCTTATCCATGAGGGCTTAAGAGGGACTGGAGCTTTTCGATGCCACGGTTCACGCGAACAGAAATCACATTGGGGGAGACATCAAGGAGCGCGGCGATCTCGCGCGGGGGGAGCCCATCAATAAAACGCAGAATGACGGCTGTCCGGTACGGCTCCTCGATGTTCTGAAATGCTTCAAGCACGAAACGCTCTTCGAATACCGCAGCGGGACCTTTTTCGCGGCTGGGAGGGTTGAACCCCGTTTCCATCATCTCCTCCAGAGAGGAGGTGGGCCGGCGCTTTCTGCGACGGACCATATCAATGATGAGATTGTTGGCGACACGGTAGAGGTAGGCGCGCATATTCCGGACGGTGATGCCGCCGACAATGGCCTCCCATGCGCGGATGAACGTATCCTGCATGAGGTCTTTGCCCTCTTCGCGGTCGCCGAGTCGCAGCGCGCAGTGGCGGAAAATCGCATCCGCGTAGCTGTCGTAGGCCTCCAGAAACTCCTGTTGGGTCATCGAGAGGGTGGGTGACAAAGGGAAGACGCTCGCGAATGCCTATTCTTACACAGATCGACCCGAAAATAGCGATCAATGCTTGAACCCCCGCACCCCCGTAAACACCATCGGAATCTTGAGCGCATTTGCCTTTGCGATCACCTCTTCATCCCGCACGGAGCCCCCCGGCTGGACAATGGCGGCAATGCCGAACTTGGCAGCCTCCTCTACACTATCCGGGAAGGGAAAGAACGCGTCTGAGGCCATGACGGCGTCTTTGGCTTTCTCTCCGGCTCGTCGCGCGGCAATGATCGTCGAATCCACCCGGCTCGTCTGGCCGGCACCGATGCCCACCGTGCAGGCGTCTTTCACAAAGACGATGGCGTTCGATTTGGCGTGCTTCACGACCTTCCAGGCGAAGAGTAGATCGCGGGTCTGCTCCTTTGTCGGCTTGGTTTCCGTCACACACGTGAGATCCTTTTCCGTCACCACGCGCGTATCGAGATTCTGCACGAGCATGCCGCCGAGCGCGGTGCGGAACGAAACGATCTCGGCATTGGGCTTCATGCAGTGATTTTCAATGACGCGGATTTTTGGCTTCTGCCTGAGAAGTTCCAAGGCTCCCGGTTCGTAACTTGGCGCGATGATGATCTCGACGAAGATTTTCTGTTCCAAAATCTTTTCGATGACTGCTTTCGTGCATAGCCGGTTCAGAGCGATGATCACGCCGAAGGCAGAGAGCCTGTCGGCGTCATAGGCGCGCTGAAACGCCTCGGCAATGTCTGCGTGCGAGGCGACCCCAGACGGATTGGCGTGCTTGATACATGCGGCGGTCGGCTCCTGAAACTCGCAGACCAGATTCCACGCACCATCGGCATCCAGAATGTTCAAGTAACTCATCTGCTTCTCCTCCTGCTGCAGCACGACCCAATCCGGAGGATTCCCCGGCACTTCGTAGAAGGCTCCCCACTGGTGCGGGTTCTCGCCGTAGCGAAGAGGCGTGCGGTTCGTGAGGAGCACGCCCGTGTGCAGACGATCCGAGAGCGTACGGGTAATGGCGGTATCGTAGGCGGCCGTGTGCAGGAACACCTTTTCGGCAAGCATCTTCCGCGTTTCCGGTTTCGTCTCTCCGGCACTCTTCAGTTCCGCCAGAACAGAAGCGTAATCCTGCGGATCGCACACGACAGTCACGCTCTCCGCATTCTTGGCGGCAGCCCGAAGGAGACTGGGCCCGCCGATATCAATCTGCTCGATTATCTCTTCACGTGTCGCGCCGAGCTTTGCCGCCGTCGTTTCAAACGGGTAGAGGTTCACGCACACGAGGTCGATCGGTTCGATGTGTAATTTCTTCGCCTCGGCCACGTGCTCTTTGTCGTCGCGCTTGAAGAGAATACCGCCGAAAATGAGGGGATGGAGTGTCTTGAGTCTTCCGCCGAAGCACTCGGAAAAGCCCGTCACTTTCTCGACGGGTGTCACAGGGATTTTGGCTTTCTCCAGGGCGACCTTCGTTCCTCCGGTCGAGATGATTTTGAATCCGAGTTCAGTCAGTCCCCGGGCGAATTCCTCGATGCCGTGTTTGTCACTGACCGAGAGGAGGGCGTAGCGAAGCATGAAAAGAAACGAGCGGAAGGAGTCTAGCGTGAAGAAGGAGAAAATCAATAATTTGAGCTCCTACATGCGTTGACCGAAGCATTTGACAAAGATAGATTATATTTAGATCTGATGAAAACCAGATCTGTTCATTCAAAGTGTCGGCGAGCAAGTTCCGAGGCAGTTCCTCTTCCACATTTTCAGAAAGAGAACCAACGATGGACGACTTCGGTCACGTTTGGGCGAGCATCACACTTGCCCTTGTCATGCTGGCAAGTGTTGCCAGTGTGTGGCTGTACTAACTTGCTGACCCACTTTCCCTCCCGAGTTCTGGATAAGAATTCGGGAGGTTGTCATATTCAAATGAGATTTGGAAAAATATGCGGGGTTTCCAAAATCCGTAGCGGAAGATCGCGAGCTTCCGCTACGGAGATGAACAGAAAAAACAGAATCAGATGAACAGCGCCGCGAGTGCGAGTGTCAGGGTCGAGAAGAGCTTGATCAGCACGTGCAGGCTGGGGCCGGCGGTGTCTTTGAAAGGATCGCCGACCGTATCGCCCGTAACGGCAGCCTGGTGCGCGGGGCTCTTCTTGCCGCCGTAGGCACCCGACTCGATGAACTTCTTCGCGTTATCCCATGCGCCGCCGGAGTTGTTGAGGTAGGCAGCAAGGATGACACCCGTGATGGTGCCGACCATCAGGAAACCGGCAACCGCTTCGGCGCGGAAGATGATGCCCACTGCAATCGGGGCAACGATCGCGACGAGGCCGGGGAGCACCATCTCTTTGAGGGCGCCGCGAGTGGCGATATCCACTGCCGCAGCGTAATCCGGCTCCTCCGTTCCCTGCATGATGCCCGCATGCTCCCGGAATTGCTTGCGTACCTCTTCCACGATCACGCCTGCAGCGCGCCCCACAGCTCGGATGGTGAGGGAGGTGAAGAAGAAGACGATGACTGCACCGAGGAATGCCCCGATGAAGACGGGAACTTTGGCAAGGTCGACCACTGAGATGCGCGCCTCTTCCAGGAATGCCGAGAAGAGCAGGAAGGCGGCGAGTGCTGCGGAGCCGACGGCGTAGCCCTTCGTGAGGGCCTTGGTCGTGTTGCCGCACGCATCGAGCTCATCCGTGACGAGACGCAGCTCATCCGGGGCTTTGCTCATCTCCACAATGCCTCCGGCGTTGTCTGTAATGGGTCCGAACATATCCATCGCGAGCACGTAGCCCACCATCGTGAGCATGCCCATGGTGGCGACGGCCGTGCCGTACAGGCCGCCCGAGGGGAGGCCCGTCTGCTCACCGAACCAGTAGGAGGCCAGAAGGGCGGCGCACACCGTCAGCACCGAGAGCCCCGTGGACTCCATGCCGATGGCCGTACCCGAGATGATGTTCGTCGCATGCCCGGTCGTGGAGGCCTTGGCAATCGCCTGTACCGGACGGTGATCCTTGCTCGTGTAGTAGTCCGTGATGTAAACGAAGGCCACACTCGTCAGGATGCCCACGACCCCGCAGAGAAAGAACCACGGAGCGGCGTTGGCGAGCTGGAAGAAGGCAACAAAAGAGCCCACGACGCTCCCGGAGGAGGCCGTAGAAAGCATGAGTGCGGAACAGCCGAAGAGTGCGATCGTCGTGAGGCCGGTCGTCACCCAGTAGCCGCGTACCATCGCCCCCATGGGGGTATCACCCTCTTTGGCGCGCACCGAGTACACGCCGAAGATCGTTGCGATGAGACCGAAGGCACGGAGGATCAGAGGGAAGAGAATGCCCTTGAGCCCGAAGACCGGGTAGAGGGCGACTCCCAACACCATCGCGCCGATATTCTCGGCCGAGATGGATTCGAACAAGTCCGCCCCGCGGCCCGCGCAGTCGCCGACGTTGTCGCCGACGAGGTCCGCGATCACGGCGGGGTTACGGGGATCATCCTCCGGAATGCCGGCCTCAATCTTGCCCACGAGGTCCGCACCCACATCCGCCGCCTTGGTGTAGATTCCGCCGCCGAGTTGTGCGAAGAGCGCCACGAAGCTCGCTCCGAATCCGTAGCCGACGATGAGGGCGGGAATCTGCTCTGCAGGAACTCCCATACCGACGCGGTAGAACAAGTAGAGTCCGCTGATGCCGAGGAGTGAGAGTGCGGTGATGACGAGTGCCGAGACCGTACCGCTCCGCAAGGCCATCTTGAGTGCGCTGTCGAGACCGGTGCGCGCGCTGGCGGCCACTTTCAGGTTCGCGCGTGTGGCGACGACCATGCTCACCACGCCGGCTATTCCTGAGAGCAAACAACCGAGGAGGAACGAGATTCCTATCTCAAATCCGTGTGCCCAGCTGTTCTCTCCTCCCACGAGGCCGTACACAATGATCATGAGCAGGCCGACCGTAATCGAGAGGAGCGTGATAGTGCGGTACTGGCGCCGGATGAAGGCGCGTGCCCCCACCGAGATCGCGCGTGCGACCTTTTCCATGGCGGGAGTGCCGGTGGGCGCAGCTTTCACGGCATTCCAGAACACAAGGCTGTAGGCAAGACCGCCGACGGCGATGACGGGGGCCAGAAGCTCGAGGAACAAGGAGTTCATACAGAGAGGGGAGAAAAGTGTACGAAAGCATCCCGCGCGGGGAACGAAGGCCTCGCCATCGCTCCGGGGACGTCGCCAGAGAGCCTAGGGGTGGGGCTCCTATTCCGTCAACCGGGAGGCCCGGGAACCTGCCGTTCAGGAACTTTGCAGAAAGTGCCTTTCTGTGCTATCATACATAGTCAGATACACAATTATGCCCACACCCAAAAAACATGTTCCTGCGGGAGAACCGGGCCCGGAAAAGGCCGCTCCACCGGCAGCGGATACGGCCGCTCCCCCGGTGCAGAATTCGAACGGAAAACGCATCCTCATTGTGGAGGACGAGCGTCCGCTTGCGCATGCTCTGGAACTCAAATTCCACCATGAGGGCTTCGATACGCACATCTGTCTGGATGGCGAAGAGGCGCTCAAAGAGGCAACCGAAGGAACGTACAACGTCATTCTGCTCGATCTCATCATGCCGCGCATGGATGGCTTCACCTTTCTGCAGGAGATGAAGAGTCGCGGCGTGAAAACACCTACGGTCATTCTCAGCAACCTCGGACAAGACGAAGACCGTGCGCGCGCCCAGGAGCTGGGAGCGGTGGGGTACTACGTGAAATCCAATACGCCGATCATGGAGATCATCAAACAAGTGCAATCCCTTCTCTGACGATGCCTCTTTCTGACACCGATCTCGGCCCCATCCTCGTCCAACAGAATTATCTTTCTGAGGAGGATCTGAAGCGCGTGACGGCGCTGGCCAAGGAGCGGAATCTCCCGCTTCTTTCGATTCTGTTCGAACAGGGGCTTCTCACACAGGATCTGTACGAGGGAGCCATAGCGGAACACTACAAACTTCCCTTCTTCGATCTACAGGCGCACCTGCCCTCGCCGGAAGTCATTGCGAAACTCCCCGAGGAAATTGCACAGGCCTACCACACCGTGGTGGCGGAATTCGCCACCGACCGCGCGACGATCGCGACATCGGAACCGGGACGGGAGAATCTGGAGGAGGTCATGCGGCTCAATCTGGGGCAGAAAGAACCGGTGGTGCCGCCCCAGGAAACCAAAGACAAATCAGGGGAGGGTGCAGAAGCACCTCAGCAGAAAAAGGTCGTGCAGCGCCTGCTCTCCATTGGAAAGAAAGAAGAGAAAGAGACCGCCCCACAACGGTTTGCCGGCACGATCACCTTTGTCTACACCCCCCAGTCGGGCATCGACGCCGCATGCCAGCACTACCGCAAACCTCTCTCCACGCGTTTTCAGTCGATCATCCAGAACGAGAAAAAAGTCGCACCCGAAATTCTGGAAGAGATCATCAATGATGCCATTGAACTCAGAGCCTCGGACGTACACTTCGAGCCGCAGGAGAAAATCGTTGTCGTCCGTTTCCGCATCGATGGCGTGATGCACGAAGCGGGACGCATTCCCAAAGAGCATTACGAGGGCGTGGTGAACCGCATCAAGATTCAGGCGAATATGCGCATCGACGAGCATTACGCGGCGCAAGACGGTGCCATTCGGTACTCCACTCCGCGCAATGCGTTGGATATCCGCGTCTCGATCGTTCCGCTCGTGGAGGGCGAAAAGGTGGTGATGCGTCTTCTCTCCTCCTACGTCCGATCCATCACCCTTCTCGATCTGGGTTTCTCGGTCAAAAATCAGGAGATTATCACCGATGCGGCCCACAAGCCGTTCGGCATGTTGCTCACGACAGGGCCGACAGGATCGGGAAAGTCCACGACCCTCACGGCGCTCCTGAAGATGCGCAACACACCTGATGTGAATATCTCCACCATCGAAGATCCGGTGGAGTACAAGATCCCCGGCGTGAACCACATTCAGGTGAATCCGAAAACCAATCTCACCTTTGCCTCCGGTCTGCGCGCACTCGTGCGCCAGGACCCGGATATCGTCCTCGTCGGAGAAATCCGTGACGGCGAAACGGCAGATATCTCGGTCAATGCCGCACTCACCGGTCACCTGGTGCTCTCCACCCTGCACAGTAACGATGCGGCTACGGCCATTCCGCGTCTGCTCGACATGGGCGTGGAGCCCTTCCTGCTCGCGTCCACGTTGGAGCTGGTGATTGGCCAGCGCCTCGTGCGTCGCGTGTGTCCGCGCTGCCGTCTGAGTGTGAGCGTGCCCATCGAAAAGGCACACACGCTTTTCCCCGGAGCGGACAAGATGATTCCTGGGGGAAAGCCGCTCACTCTCTACCGTGGCAAGGGATGCGAAGCCTGCAGCTCTACGGGGTATCGCGGGCGTATCGGTATCTATGAGCTTCTGGTCATCACACCGAAGATCGAAGAACTCATTCTGCGCCGTGCCTCCAGCTCCGAGCTCAATGAAACCGCAGTGAAGGAGGGCATGCGTCTCATGTTCGAAGACGGTCTCGAGAAAGTGCTGGCCGGCGTGACGACGATTGAAGAACTGCTCCGCGTGGCGGCTCCGCCTGCCATTGTTCTCAACCCGTCGCATGGCCGAGACGAATAACACGCCTGCGGCCCAGCCCGTCACGCCCCCTCCAGCCACTGCGCCGGAGGCTGCTTTGCCTGAGATCACCCCAAAACAGCAGCCGTCGCGCTATGCCGCGCAGCGACAGGAGTTCCGCAAGTTTCTCTCCTCGCTGCAGCACCTGGGCATGGGCAAGCAGCGGATGGTGTTCATTCAGAGTATGTCGCTGATGCTCACGGCCGGCCTTTCGCTGGTGGATGCCTTGAAAACACAACTTCTTGAAACCAGATCCAAGGCAGTGCGCACGCTCATTCAAAATATCATCACCGCAGTCGAATCGGGCTCGCCCCTGTGGAAGGCGATGGATGACCAGTCGTTGTTCTCCCCCTACGAAATCGCGCTCGTCCACATCGGCGAGGAGGGAGGCAACTTGGCGCGCAATATG is a genomic window of Candidatus Peribacter riflensis containing:
- a CDS encoding bifunctional phosphoribosylaminoimidazolecarboxamide formyltransferase/IMP cyclohydrolase produces the protein MLRYALLSVSDKHGIEEFARGLTELGFKIISTGGTKVALEKAKIPVTPVEKVTGFSECFGGRLKTLHPLIFGGILFKRDDKEHVAEAKKLHIEPIDLVCVNLYPFETTAAKLGATREEIIEQIDIGGPSLLRAAAKNAESVTVVCDPQDYASVLAELKSAGETKPETRKMLAEKVFLHTAAYDTAITRTLSDRLHTGVLLTNRTPLRYGENPHQWGAFYEVPGNPPDWVVLQQEEKQMSYLNILDADGAWNLVCEFQEPTAACIKHANPSGVASHADIAEAFQRAYDADRLSAFGVIIALNRLCTKAVIEKILEQKIFVEIIIAPSYEPGALELLRQKPKIRVIENHCMKPNAEIVSFRTALGGMLVQNLDTRVVTEKDLTCVTETKPTKEQTRDLLFAWKVVKHAKSNAIVFVKDACTVGIGAGQTSRVDSTIIAARRAGEKAKDAVMASDAFFPFPDSVEEAAKFGIAAIVQPGGSVRDEEVIAKANALKIPMVFTGVRGFKH
- a CDS encoding recombination protein RecR, with protein sequence MSLLPPQITKAIEEFSKLPGIGPKSAERLTFHLLRSSKASPENLGKALSDLKMELKYCRNCQMVTLQEECSICADTSRDHATVLVVENPLDVIAFERSGFKGVYHVLHGVLSPIDGMGPEQLRLKELTDRCADGAVGEVIVATNPDIEGEATASFIRERLKEKVQKITRLAHGLPMGADIEFADQVTLKEAVEGRRNL
- a CDS encoding V-type H(+)-translocating pyrophosphatase, coding for MNSLFLELLAPVIAVGGLAYSLVFWNAVKAAPTGTPAMEKVARAISVGARAFIRRQYRTITLLSITVGLLMIIVYGLVGGENSWAHGFEIGISFLLGCLLSGIAGVVSMVVATRANLKVAASARTGLDSALKMALRSGTVSALVITALSLLGISGLYLFYRVGMGVPAEQIPALIVGYGFGASFVALFAQLGGGIYTKAADVGADLVGKIEAGIPEDDPRNPAVIADLVGDNVGDCAGRGADLFESISAENIGAMVLGVALYPVFGLKGILFPLILRAFGLIATIFGVYSVRAKEGDTPMGAMVRGYWVTTGLTTIALFGCSALMLSTASSGSVVGSFVAFFQLANAAPWFFLCGVVGILTSVAFVYITDYYTSKDHRPVQAIAKASTTGHATNIISGTAIGMESTGLSVLTVCAALLASYWFGEQTGLPSGGLYGTAVATMGMLTMVGYVLAMDMFGPITDNAGGIVEMSKAPDELRLVTDELDACGNTTKALTKGYAVGSAALAAFLLFSAFLEEARISVVDLAKVPVFIGAFLGAVIVFFFTSLTIRAVGRAAGVIVEEVRKQFREHAGIMQGTEEPDYAAAVDIATRGALKEMVLPGLVAIVAPIAVGIIFRAEAVAGFLMVGTITGVILAAYLNNSGGAWDNAKKFIESGAYGGKKSPAHQAAVTGDTVGDPFKDTAGPSLHVLIKLFSTLTLALAALFI
- a CDS encoding RNA polymerase sigma-70 factor, ECF subfamily; amino-acid sequence: MTQQEFLEAYDSYADAIFRHCALRLGDREEGKDLMQDTFIRAWEAIVGGITVRNMRAYLYRVANNLIIDMVRRRKRRPTSSLEEMMETGFNPPSREKGPAAVFEERFVLEAFQNIEEPYRTAVILRFIDGLPPREIAALLDVSPNVISVRVNRGIEKLQSLLSPHG
- a CDS encoding cytidyltransferase, which translates into the protein MRVLIFGTFDQLHPGHRFVLEQARMRGDLTVVVSRDATVERCKGRLPIQTEEERRLAVEQMMPGVRVVLGDRQDYLRPVRELLPALILLGYDQELPQGVQAESLPCPLERLPAFHPELYKSSLQRGHR
- a CDS encoding winged helix family two component transcriptional regulator; this encodes MPTPKKHVPAGEPGPEKAAPPAADTAAPPVQNSNGKRILIVEDERPLAHALELKFHHEGFDTHICLDGEEALKEATEGTYNVILLDLIMPRMDGFTFLQEMKSRGVKTPTVILSNLGQDEDRARAQELGAVGYYVKSNTPIMEIIKQVQSLL
- a CDS encoding putative Prepilin peptidase, producing MYVPDLSLAILFGILGLVFGSFGTVLIARLPAGQHIGGRSRCPRCKHMLGVAELIPLVSYCFLSGRCRHCRRSIGVLYPLIELGSALLFLLALLLVKEALSSLLLALALWLLLLIAVMDARTQSIHDLLNFSLIAFAVAYAVSVGSVQIAAPLLLGAFFGGQWVLSRGRWVGSGDILLGIGVGFLLGDWMRALLCLGLAYILGAMVASYLLLLHKASRKSHIPFGPFLAGAALLTIMFGDRILGLLVPGFFL
- a CDS encoding SsrA-binding protein, with amino-acid sequence MKVIAENRRARFDYEILETVEAGIMLTGPEVKSCRAGHVNLAGAYVSFRDGKAILKNVSISAYAFAANIPHEEKRDRTMLLKSSELKKLTTRAEEKGLSVVPLAMHVGRFVKVLLGIGRGRKKTDKRQRIKEREVARKLKQTGDY